A stretch of Saccharothrix texasensis DNA encodes these proteins:
- a CDS encoding DUF7711 family protein, translated as MKWTTAVRHVEELAVKCEELAGGPKSFTPLRVVQLWAAGDLLGAPRDLDRVTVAVVVDLPVEDVPWLSEPHGAEHWANATRVSRNPIRALWRSAHAPVWNHHVDRPALVWDAADGVAGEALAALAEGRGEQVRLPAPGADEFRARLRAELAVALRALRHHTRAYEEKRWAPGKLTAVSDALWRAGEGYLDLLDAVDRDRPASPLR; from the coding sequence GTGAAGTGGACCACGGCGGTGCGGCATGTCGAGGAGTTGGCGGTCAAGTGCGAGGAGCTGGCGGGCGGGCCGAAGTCGTTCACCCCGTTGCGGGTCGTGCAGCTGTGGGCCGCGGGTGACCTGCTCGGCGCGCCGCGCGATCTCGACCGGGTGACCGTCGCGGTGGTGGTCGACCTGCCCGTCGAGGACGTGCCGTGGTTGAGCGAGCCGCACGGCGCCGAGCACTGGGCCAACGCGACCCGGGTGTCGCGCAACCCGATCAGGGCGTTGTGGCGTTCCGCGCACGCGCCGGTCTGGAACCACCACGTCGACCGGCCGGCCCTGGTGTGGGACGCGGCGGACGGGGTGGCGGGGGAGGCGCTCGCGGCGCTCGCCGAAGGGCGCGGCGAGCAGGTGCGGTTGCCCGCTCCCGGCGCGGACGAGTTCCGGGCACGGCTGCGCGCCGAGCTGGCGGTGGCTCTGCGGGCGCTGCGCCACCACACCCGCGCGTACGAGGAGAAGCGGTGGGCGCCCGGCAAGCTCACCGCGGTGTCGGACGCGCTGTGGCGGGCCGGCGAGGGCTACCTCGACCTGCTGGACGCCGTGGACCGCGACCGCCCCGCGTCCCCGCTTCGATGA
- a CDS encoding LacI family DNA-binding transcriptional regulator, with protein MAVDGRAGGEVRVSRIADLAGVSASTVSKVIHGRPGVSDGTRRRIEELIREHGFQKNEKTEAVPIVEVVFQSLDSLWALEIIRGVEEAVRPDGLAVTLTEMQGGHTPESAWARQMLARRPVGVIAVSAEFSEAQLAQLGSRAIPLVALDPTGEPTHSIPSVGATNWNGGLVATRHLIGLGHRRIAMVNGPSEFLCCRARLDGYRAALDAAGVPQDRKLVRTAPLYHDGGRDAARELLRLPTPPTAVFAANDLQALGVYDAAREAGLRVPHDLSVVGFDDLAFTQWSDPPLTTVRQPLRRMGAEAAGMLLTLAAGGEPDNDRVELPTKLVVRGSTAPPP; from the coding sequence GTGGCTGTGGATGGGCGCGCGGGCGGTGAGGTGCGGGTTTCCCGGATCGCGGACCTGGCCGGGGTGTCCGCCTCGACCGTGTCGAAGGTGATCCACGGGCGGCCCGGGGTGTCCGACGGGACGCGCAGGCGCATCGAGGAGCTGATCCGCGAGCACGGCTTCCAGAAGAACGAGAAGACCGAGGCGGTCCCGATCGTCGAGGTGGTCTTCCAGTCCCTGGACAGCCTGTGGGCGCTGGAGATCATCCGCGGGGTGGAGGAGGCGGTCCGCCCGGACGGCCTGGCCGTGACGCTGACCGAGATGCAGGGCGGCCACACCCCGGAGAGCGCCTGGGCGCGGCAGATGCTGGCCCGCCGGCCGGTCGGCGTCATCGCGGTCTCCGCCGAGTTCAGCGAGGCCCAGCTGGCGCAGCTGGGCAGCCGGGCCATCCCGCTGGTCGCGCTGGACCCCACCGGTGAGCCGACCCATTCGATCCCGTCGGTGGGCGCGACGAACTGGAACGGCGGCCTGGTCGCCACCCGCCACCTGATCGGGCTCGGCCACCGCCGCATCGCCATGGTCAACGGCCCCTCGGAGTTCCTGTGCTGCCGCGCCCGGCTCGACGGCTACCGCGCGGCCCTCGACGCGGCCGGCGTGCCGCAGGACCGCAAGCTCGTGCGGACCGCGCCCCTGTACCACGACGGCGGCCGTGACGCGGCGCGCGAGCTGCTGCGGCTGCCCACCCCGCCCACCGCCGTCTTCGCCGCCAACGACCTGCAAGCCCTCGGCGTGTACGACGCCGCGCGGGAGGCGGGGCTGCGCGTCCCGCACGACCTGAGCGTGGTCGGCTTCGACGACCTGGCGTTCACCCAGTGGTCCGACCCGCCGCTGACCACCGTGCGGCAGCCGTTGCGGCGGATGGGCGCGGAGGCCGCCGGGATGCTGCTGACCCTGGCGGCGGGCGGCGAGCCGGACAACGACCGCGTCGAGTTGCCGACGAAGCTCGTCGTCCGGGGCAGCACCGCGCCGCCGCCGTGA
- a CDS encoding glycoside hydrolase family 9 protein produces MRTHHRFRREAALAAALALTAATLAPATATAAPDAGPAVKVNQVAYVPGLPKQATVVNGSGSPAAWSLRDASGATVASGQTSVRGADALSGDSVHTVDFSSFDTPGTGYVLSVAGATSNPFDISADPLKRLRYDALAFFYHQRSGTPIQAEYVGSQYARPAGHLDVAPNRGDSGVPCRVSCGYTSDVRGGWYDAGDHGKYGVDTGIAAWQLINEYERTRYVTGADGAALGDGKLAIPERGNGVPDILDEARWGVEFLMKMQVPQGRTDAGMVRHKVSDENWTALPLRPDQDPQPRLLSAVTTAATLNLAAVAAQAARVWRDLDADFASRALTAAERAYAAAKANPTRYADPDDGNGGGTYVDNNVTDEFFWAAAELFTTTGASGYRADVTGSSFFRGKGFDQGGFDWWWTAGLGDTTLALVPNGLSASDVSATRAAFASYGDRLLGQASTQGYPAPASGYYWGSNGVVANAANVLALAHDFTGQAKYRAGVYQALDYLFGRNPFNHSYVTGYGERATRNSHHRFWADQLDSSLPNPPAGLLAGGPNTDLQDPVAQQQLAGCKPQKCYLDDINAWSVNEVALNWNAALAWLSAWAAEKAGSGSPADTTAPGTPAGLTASASGGSVSLSWGASTDDVGVTGYDVLRATGSSGTFTRVATASGTSYTDSGLAPGAYRYQVRARDAAGNTSAASSAVQVTVPGGGAGCTVVATTQSQWGTGYVVQPVRVTNTGTSTITWAVTFTLPAGDAVVGSWNAAVTTGGQAVTARATRSLAPGATAEFGFQASRPNGSTALPSGYTCTG; encoded by the coding sequence GTGCGCACTCATCATCGATTCCGGCGCGAAGCGGCCTTGGCGGCGGCTCTCGCCCTCACCGCGGCCACCCTGGCGCCGGCCACCGCGACGGCGGCGCCCGACGCCGGTCCAGCGGTCAAGGTCAACCAGGTGGCGTACGTGCCCGGCCTGCCGAAGCAGGCCACGGTGGTCAACGGTTCGGGCTCGCCCGCCGCGTGGTCCCTGCGCGACGCGTCCGGGGCGACCGTGGCCTCGGGGCAGACCAGCGTGCGCGGCGCGGACGCGTTGTCGGGCGACAGCGTGCACACCGTCGACTTCTCGTCGTTCGACACGCCCGGCACGGGTTACGTGCTGTCGGTGGCCGGGGCGACCAGCAACCCGTTCGACATCTCGGCCGACCCGCTCAAGCGCCTGCGGTACGACGCCCTGGCGTTCTTCTACCACCAGCGCAGCGGCACGCCGATCCAGGCGGAGTACGTCGGCTCCCAGTACGCGCGGCCCGCGGGCCACCTCGACGTCGCGCCGAACCGGGGCGACAGCGGCGTGCCGTGCCGGGTGTCGTGCGGCTACACGTCCGACGTGCGCGGCGGCTGGTACGACGCGGGCGACCACGGCAAGTACGGCGTGGACACCGGGATCGCCGCCTGGCAGCTGATCAACGAGTACGAGCGCACCCGGTACGTGACCGGCGCGGACGGGGCGGCCCTCGGCGACGGGAAGCTCGCCATCCCGGAGCGCGGCAACGGCGTGCCCGACATCCTCGACGAGGCCCGGTGGGGCGTCGAGTTCCTGATGAAGATGCAGGTGCCGCAAGGGCGGACCGACGCGGGCATGGTGCGGCACAAGGTCAGCGACGAGAACTGGACGGCCCTGCCGCTGCGCCCCGACCAGGACCCCCAGCCGCGCCTGCTGTCGGCCGTCACGACCGCCGCCACGCTCAACCTCGCCGCCGTGGCCGCGCAGGCCGCACGGGTGTGGCGCGACCTCGACGCGGACTTCGCCTCCCGCGCCCTGACCGCCGCCGAACGGGCCTACGCCGCGGCCAAGGCCAACCCGACGCGCTACGCCGATCCCGACGACGGCAACGGTGGCGGCACGTACGTCGACAACAACGTGACCGACGAGTTCTTCTGGGCCGCCGCCGAGCTGTTCACCACCACCGGCGCCAGTGGCTACCGGGCCGACGTGACCGGGTCGTCCTTCTTCCGGGGCAAGGGCTTCGACCAGGGCGGGTTCGACTGGTGGTGGACCGCGGGCCTGGGTGACACGACGTTGGCGCTGGTGCCCAACGGCCTGTCGGCGTCGGACGTGTCGGCCACCCGCGCCGCGTTCGCCTCCTACGGCGACCGCCTGCTCGGTCAGGCGTCGACCCAGGGCTACCCGGCGCCGGCGAGCGGCTACTACTGGGGTTCCAACGGCGTGGTGGCCAACGCGGCGAACGTGCTGGCGCTGGCGCACGACTTCACCGGCCAGGCCAAGTACCGCGCCGGGGTCTACCAGGCGTTGGACTACCTGTTCGGGCGCAACCCGTTCAACCACTCCTACGTGACCGGCTACGGCGAGCGCGCCACCCGCAACTCCCACCACCGGTTCTGGGCCGACCAGCTGGACTCGTCGCTGCCGAACCCGCCGGCCGGGTTGCTGGCGGGCGGGCCCAACACCGACCTCCAGGACCCGGTCGCGCAGCAGCAGTTGGCGGGCTGCAAGCCCCAGAAGTGCTACCTGGACGACATCAACGCCTGGTCGGTCAACGAGGTGGCGTTGAACTGGAACGCCGCGCTGGCGTGGTTGTCGGCGTGGGCGGCGGAGAAGGCGGGGTCCGGCTCACCCGCGGACACGACCGCCCCCGGCACGCCGGCGGGCCTGACCGCGTCGGCGTCCGGCGGCTCGGTGTCGCTGTCGTGGGGCGCGTCGACCGACGACGTCGGCGTGACCGGCTACGACGTCCTGCGCGCCACCGGCTCGTCCGGCACGTTCACCCGGGTCGCCACGGCGTCCGGCACGTCCTACACGGACAGCGGCCTGGCTCCGGGCGCTTACCGGTACCAGGTGCGGGCGCGGGACGCGGCGGGCAACACCTCCGCGGCGTCGTCGGCGGTCCAGGTGACCGTGCCCGGCGGCGGCGCCGGCTGCACGGTCGTGGCCACGACCCAGAGCCAGTGGGGCACCGGCTACGTCGTGCAACCCGTGCGGGTGACCAACACCGGGACGTCCACGATCACGTGGGCGGTGACGTTCACGCTGCCGGCCGGCGACGCGGTCGTCGGGTCGTGGAACGCGGCGGTGACGACGGGCGGCCAGGCCGTGACCGCGCGGGCCACCCGCTCGCTCGCGCCGGGGGCGACGGCCGAGTTCGGGTTCCAGGCCTCACGCCCCAACGGCAGCACCGCGCTGCCCTCGGGGTACACCTGCACGGGCTGA